The following proteins come from a genomic window of Rissa tridactyla isolate bRisTri1 chromosome 13, bRisTri1.patW.cur.20221130, whole genome shotgun sequence:
- the PRR14L gene encoding protein PRR14L isoform X3, which produces MLSTKSSEVLCSVLKSICYLDFRNMPLENNSTAVHGFLNETPKKYLPQNTESQTHCDHGTGFVENQTSKSVPVEQVSVVRSKELSSAEIDHREGSASIGKSYSSEFEEAAEVQRKIAVGNNVEVGSWPEAQEGANSEHCHSSVFSSVASSPEEFSKEKLKMVPSEGDKLKKDQWHFSVSDLCKDDIKENSLLMEMSNSCLDLSTELEKDSPEAQLLGKESESNTTSEELAGSLVEATEANSNAGLSSGKESSLIYTLSIPLPPVAQKSREPHHNECPSCTANEVASRDKAWDNLSGKESIGASGTTEEQVTEIVLHKDKFKSSVSSRTFDNPNMTSKISQKNMKSSAGNTESVVTGLENEHSDTWNCNNRTTKDECTAASASCILSGSPCVDDVLPNSHSFNVEVDKKIEENDNLEGEASAGDNSKKANIFPEARFPLACGYLPSAGAWGNRGVNLHGISDISAAKNMFCSAYTAEKSTATLVRDEISNKNMEIVKQFDLCKVTDGSEIVCDSDEAKEQKGMCALQADEFDKMRTVDSPKAPEGNWRNKSSEQLLVKKETCVRNFGFCNSPLGPNKRELGTYEKEEVPSLPANPSEYSASGCNTCPLLNNMNIQTRHASQREKTLRSMENQCLACQSEFDGPVTGSKEHLENVNKQPNTGLQSVATSVEETKISISSSQSEEVLIKTDDELPLLVHKYARGDHFQGALKENVVDLDFLNGERNEDCSGYLSFIGDLIEEKTIKQLKHRNRCEREDKRTLEESFSDSKSHCSQHACFIKCAKEKAELLFAGNRMQQSLPKMKLLEEDQENTVSTRFLPFSSVHGSLSYKPENMSVLSETETKKSLRVKSILNNSSPQLTFGNISGKETDAQKCIGPSCFGKFDIQESFSETQADSERPSALELGISLPEKEEMRMSSENTQIDNCDSFSAKVFSKDSSVTKLPLTMSDRRKGSNIEVPSSENETKTSFLKGAKSSRVCARSKESLREEGDSMLTVKDMVVTSPKSAHCGEKCKNTSIEEKMGTEVAPRKKLPINSFLPGEDCLWALLEDSKESGSKIAPLSTENFEKVLEEIPRSNLNNLSKERKNATELPNSASTILLSETVRDCQTEDASDAETSPKLQYNTTPTFYPCMSILSNSCKESSPNCVVCSGVCVPYKLNAQSKDNVKEVTEGQDTIPTHSVCKEKEALSSERLDPIEKCQVIKRKKCEKMEVHLSDKAQEEQKSEYQEKVKITLQPSMSHSSELLRSSSNELVTSRNMKFDGPSEEIFAVRSSENKLCSTLEEVKRPKITTDIISLQFLKTQDSEMKNLNLNLGNDGIPGAFGTTNKLRGPLPLKRQPGRTCKKVPTSYQLKTVRKSKKIKSSPFSEIPPEIFPKQESTLLKSLYFPCKPPTMETETAVRFVRMPRQRAKRCSLLNSLKFRKCTKEPALLNKLSAMASKLLVPAKSIHNLEPRPYSSEILPVAERYSQRRSKNLLEAFSCINRNLHSRWADSWCTKMFSFQPLALYPVESTKILFSDLSHKPPTFFLDTPVFPISFHIKLDSSPVTDLTEFTSQHSVHHGPVLEEMPAPPSEWTFSFLLSQSRSDTTVFKEDSSLDNELRSSLSVRTPRSVALHPDRGRNAVPEGRGRCSMLGLHTVLALSSPGCYRIWTRRRNLTSHIPTIQRLFISQFAQGLKGARCPTSISDDLVSSLPYSLGRVLSIWSQHGPSARPSEITPLHSSHCKWQPSVGIENSYAVLPHLPVQSMEALQTAGHEICLETSFPLPLPKSCALPESLLSPPRLSASELHVHALDEADASVPACLRSQDDTELKKIEPEKRPKKVSQIRIRKTVPRPDPNLTPMGLPKPKRLKKKEFSLEEIYTNKNYKSPPPARSLETIFEEPKEKNGRLISVSQQKRKRILEFQDFTLPRKRKTRGKIKAVGSFTRAKKAALQSAELDALLIQKLMDLEAFFATEAEQEQASSI; this is translated from the exons ATGCTCTCCACAAAAAGTTCTGAAGTTTTATGTTCGGTTCTGAAAAGCATCtgttacctggactttagaaataTGCCACTAGAAAACAATAGTACTGCAGTCCATGGATTTCTCAATGAAACCCCAAAAAAGTATCTTCCCCAAAACACTGAAAGTCAGACTCACTGTGATCATGGAACTGGGTTTGTAGAAAATCAAACCTCCAAATCTGTACCAGTAGAGCAGGTCTCAGTGGTAAGGAGCAAAGAATTATCTAGTGCTGAAATTGATCATAGGGAAGGAAGTGCTAGTATAGGTAAATCATACAGCTCTGAATTTGAAGAGGCTGCTGAAGTCCAGAGAAAAATTGCCGTGGGAAATAACGTTGAAGTTGGTAGCTGGCCTGAAGCTCAAGAGGGTGCTAATTCTGAGCATTGTCATTCTTCAGTTTTTAGTTCTGTTGCTTCATCTCCTGAGGagttctcaaaagaaaaattaaaaatggtcCCGTCAGAAGGTGATAAGTTGAAAAAGGACCAGTGGCACTTCTCTGTCAGTGATCTGTGCAAGGATGATATAAAAGAAAATAGTCTGTTGATGGAAATGAGCAACAGCTGTCTGGATCTTAGTACCGAGCTAGAAAAAGATTCACCTGAAGCACAACTGCTTGGAAAGGAATCTGAGAGCAATACAACATCAGAAGAGTTGGCTGGCAGTTTAGTTGAAGCTACAGAAGCTAACAGTAATGCTGGTTTGTCCAGTGGCAAAGAAAGTAGTTTGATTTATACACTAAGCATACCTCTACCTCCTGTTGCACAAAAATCAAGAGAACCTCATCATAATGAGTGTCCTTCTTGTACTGCTAATGAAGTTGCAAGCAGGGACAAGGCTTGGGATAATCTATCTGGAAAAGAATCAATTGGTGCTTCTGGAACAACAGAGGAACAAGTCACTGAAATCGTGCTTCATAAAGACAAATTCAAGTCTTCAGTAAGTTCCAGGACTTTTGATAACCCTAATATGACAAGCAAAATTTCCCAAAAGAATATGAAGTCTTCAGCAGGAAATACAGAGAGTGTGGTCACTGGTTTAGAGAATGAACATAGTGACACATGGAATTGTAATAATCGGACTACAAAAGATGAGTGTACAGCTGCCAGTGCTTCCTGTATTTTATCAGGGAGTCCATGTGTAGATGATGTTCTCCCAAACAGTCATTCTTTTAATGTTGAGGTTGATAAGAAGATTGAAGAAAACGATAATTTAGAAGGAGAAGCTTCAGCTGGAGATAATAGTAAAAAGGCAAACATCTTTCCAGAAGCACGCTTCCCTTTGGCATGTGGATATCTTCCTTCTGCAGGTGCCTGGGGCAATAGAGGTGTGAATCTGCATGGGATAAGTGACATTTCCGCAGCAAAAAACATGTTTTGCTCAGCTTATACTGCAGAGAAGTCTACTGCTACCTTGGTAAGAGATGAGATTTCAAATAAGAATATGGAGATTGTGAAACAATTTGATCTTTGTAAAGTAACAGATGGCAGTGAAATTGTTTGTGACAGTGATGAGGCAAAAGAACAAAAGGGCATGTGTGCTCTCCAGGCAGATGAATTTGATAAAATGAGAACTGTGGATTCTCCAAAGGCTCCTGAAGGCAATTGGAGAAATAAGAGTAGTGAACAGCTATTAGTGAAGAAAGAAACCTGCGTTCGTAACTTTGGATTTTGCAACTCTCCATTAGGTCCAAACAAGAGAGAACTAGGCACATATGAGAAGGAAGAAGTGCCATCACTCCCAGCTAATCCCTCTGAGTATAGTGCTTCAGGCTGCAATACATGTCCGTTACTCAACAACATGAATATTCAAACACGACATGCTAGCCAAAGAGAAAAGACCCTTCGTTCAATGGAAAATCAGTGTCTTGCGTGTCAGAGTGAGTTTGATGGCCCAGTTACAGGCAGCAAGGAACATTTAGAAAATGTAAACAAGCAACCAAACACTGGCTTACAAAGTGTGGCTACTTCTGTGGAAGAAACCAAAATATCAATTAGCTCTAGTCAAAGTGAGGAGGTACTGATAAAAACAGATGATGAACTGCCTCTGTTAGTTCATAAATATGCAAGAGGCGACCATTTTCAAGGAGCTCTAAAAGAGAATGTAGTGGACTTGGACTTTTTAAATGGTGAAAGAAATGAAGACTGTTCAGGATACTTGAGCTTCATCGGTGATCTAATAGAGGAGAAAACAATCAAACaattgaaacacaggaacagatgtgaaagagaagataaaagaaCTCTTGAAGAAAGCTTTTCTGATAGCAAATCACATTGCTCACAGCATGCTTGCTTTATCAAATGCgcaaaagagaaagcagagctaTTATTTGCAGGGAACAGAATGCAGCAATCTTTGCCAAAGATGAAGTTGTTGGAGGAGGACCAGGAAAATACAGTTAGTACCCGATTTTTGCCCTTCTCATCAGTCCATGGGAGTCTGTCATACAAGCCAGAAAATATGAGTGTGCTTTCAGAGACAGAAACCAAAAAAAGTCTGAGAGTAAAATCTATCTTAAATAACTCTTCCCCACAGTTAACATTTGGTAACATTTCTGGTAAAGAAACTGATGCTCAAAAGTGTATAGGTCCATCCTGTTTTGGAAAGTTTGACATCCAAGAATCTTTTAGTGAGACTCAGGCAGATTCAGAAAGACCATCAGCTCTGGAGTTGGGAATCTCTCTGCCTGAGAAAGAAGAGATGCGTATGTCATCTGAGAATACACAGATAGATAATTGTGATTCGTTTTCAGCCAAAGTTTTTAGCAAAGATTCTTCAGTGACAAAACTTCCGTTAACAATGTCTGATAGAAGAAAAGGCAGCAATATTGAGGTTCCGTCTTCAGAGAATGAAACAAAAACTAGCTTTCTGAAAGGTGCAAAAAGCTCAAGAGTTTGTGCACGCAGCAAAGAAAGTCTGAGAGAGGAGGGGGATAGTATGCTAACTGTAAAAGACATGGTTGTGACCTCACCAAAAAGTGCTCACTGTGGAGAGAAGTGTAAGAATACATCTATAGAAGAGAAGATGGGAACAGAAGTAGCCCCTAGAAAAAAGTTGCCCataaattcttttcttcctggAGAAGATTGTCTATGGGCCTTGTTAGAAGATTCAAAAGAGTCTGGTAGCAAAATAGCTCCTCTCAGCACTGAGAATTTTGAAAAGGTTTTGGAAGAAATCCCAAGATCTAACCTAAATAatctttcaaaagaaaggaaaaacgcTACAGAACTCCCAAACTCAGCAAGTACCATTCTACTTTCAGAAACTGTGCGTGATTGTCAAACTGAAGATGCATCTGATGCAGAAACTTCACCAAAATTGCAGTATAATACAACACCCACATTTTATCCATGTATGAGTATACTATCAAACAGTTGCAAAGAATCATCCCCAAACTGTGTGGTTTGCAGTGGAGTATGTGTGCCTTACAAATTAAATGCACAAAGCAAAGATAACGTAAAGGAGGTTACAGAAGGCCAGGACACTATACCAACTCATTCAGTTTGCAAGGAAAAGGAGGCTTTAAGTTCAGAGAGACTTGATCCAATAGAGAAATGTCAGGTAATTAAACGAAAGAAGTGTGAGAAGATGGAAGTACATCTGTCGGACAAGGCACAAGAAGAACAGAAGTCAGAATATCAAGAGAAAGTAAAAATCACACTGCAACCGAGTATGTCACACAGTTCTGAACTTTTACGCAGCTCTTCAAATGAGTTGGTGACATCAAGAAATATGAAGTTTGATGGTCCTTCAGAGGAGATTTTTGCTGTCAGAAGCAGTGAAAATAAACTATGTAGCACTTTAGAAGAAGTCAAAAGGCCAAAGATTACCACAGATATTATTAGTTTGCAGTTTTTAAAGACTCAGGATTCAGAAATGAAAAACCTGAACCTTAATTTAGGGAATGATGGAATCCCCGGTGCCTTTGGAACTACAAATAAACTAAGAGGACCTCTTCCATTAAAAAGACAGCCTGGAAGGACGTGCAAAAAAGTTCCCACATCGTATCAGctaaaaactgtaagaaaaagcaagaaaattaaaagttcaCCTTTTTCTGAGATTCCCCCAGAAATCTTCCCTAAGCAGGAAAGCACACTTCTCAAATCTTTGTACTTTCCATGTAAACCACCGACAATGGAAACAGAAACAGCAGTGCGATTTGTGCGCATGCCAAGGCAGAGGGCCAAGAGGTGCAGTTTGTTGAACAGCTTGAAATTTAGAAAATGTACCAAAGAACCAGCATTGTTGAACAAGCTGTCTGCAATGGCCAGCAAACTCCTGGTGCCTGCCAAAAGCATCCATAACTTAGAACCTCGGCCATATTCTTCTGAAATTCTTCCGGTGGCCGAGAGGTACAGCCAACGTAGATCTAAAAATCTATTGGAAGCCTTTTCTTGCATTAACAGGAACTTACACTCACGCTGGGCTGACAGTTGGTGCACCAAGATGTTCAGCTTTCAGCCTTTGGCACTTTATCCTGTAGAATCtaccaaaatacttttttcagacTTGAGCCACAAGCCTCCAACCTTTTTCTTGGATACCCCGGTTTTCCCAATTTCTTTTCACATAAAATTGGACTCCAGTCCTGTGACAGACCTCACAGAGTTTACGTCCCAGCACTCTGTACATCACGGACCAGTTTTGGAAGAAATGCCAGCACCTCCTTCAGAGTGgactttctcttttctcctgtcGCAGAGCCGTTCAGATACAACAGTTTTCAAGGAAGATTCCAGTCTAGATAACGAGCTGCGTTCCTCTCTGTCTGTAAGAACCCCAAGGTCTGTTGCCCTTCATCCTGACCGTGGAAGAAATGCCGTACCTGAAGGAAGAGGACGTTGCTCCATGCTTGGCCTTCACACAGTGTTAGCACTTTCCTCCCCTGGATGTTACAGGATTTGGACAAGAAGAAGAAACTTAACCAGTCATATTCCTACCATCCAGAGACTATTTATATCACAATTCGCACAGGGTTTGAAAGGGGCAAGGTGCCCAACTTCTATATCAGATGACCTCGTCTCTTCGTTGCCATACTCATTGGGCAGGGTACTATCCATATGGAGTCAGCATGGTCCTTCTGCCCGTCCCTCCGAAATCACTCCTCTCCATTCCAGTCACTGCAAGTGGCAGCCAAGTGTGGGCATCGAGAACAG CTATGCCGTGTTACCGCACTTACCTGTACAGAGTATGGAAGCGCTGCAGACTGCAGGTCATGAGATATG CCTGGAAACGTCATTTCCTCTTCCGTTACCAAAGTCTTGTGCACTTCCAGAATCATTGCTATCTCCTCCCAGGCTTTCAGCATCGGAGCTCCATGTCCATGCTCTTGATGAAGCTGATGCTTCCGTTCCAGCCTGTCTTAGATCCCAAGAtgacacagaactgaaaaaa attGAGCCAGAAAAGAGGCCAAAGAAAGTCTCACAGATCCGAATCAGGAAAACCGTTCCTAGGCCGGACCCTAACCTTACTCCAATGGGGCTTCCCAAACCAAAAAG ACTTAAGAAGAAAGAATTTAGTTTAGAAGAAATTTACACAAACAAGAACTATAAGTCTCCTCCTCCAGCCAG